The nucleotide window CAAGTTCACCATGTTTTCCATATTACACAAGGTTAGTCATGAAGGAAGAGTCATTACATGTTCATAATTAGCTGCATAGACCTTGGTCAAAGTTTGTCTGAGTAAATGTGTCTATATAACTCAAATTATATAGAAGTTCTCTATACCATATTAGGTAAAtccaaacaagtgtcaacataacTGTGACACAACAGCATGTTAAGGATCTCAATAAGAATGAAGGAAAATGTGTTGCAGAACCAATAAGGGCCACATGATTCCAGCAGTATGCTAGCTGTGAGACTACATCAATCTTGACCTTATTAGGTCAACTCTGTATACTCTCAGAGACAGTATCAGATCTGAACTATTTCCGTATGGTTTGTGATTGCATGTTAACCTCAGTATTATGTTAGTTTAGCAAGTAAATAGCAATGTCATCCAGGTTAACTAACTTTCATTCTTTTTTTGCAATCCTTAAAAGAAGCTCCTCGAAGTTTAGTAACCACCGTAAATGATGGCTGATACAGCAATTTCTAATACTGAAGTATTTAGAGCACAAGGATAAGTTAATTGATATTACATATCCATCTAAACCTGTTCTTATTTCCGCTCAACATGAAAAAAATAGAATCACAATAAACCAATCTTTGTACCTATACTCCATATAACCTCTGCCAAAATAATTCTTGTAATACTCCGATAATAAGACACAATTTTGGCAGAGGCTAAATGTGCAACTAAAATATATGCATTTGCAAACAATCGATAGGCATTCACAAAATATATGCATACAAAAAACATTTGCATTTGCAAAGAATTATCGATATTTCTGACCGAGTCTAAAATGAGGTTAAAACCATTTACAGGCAGGTTCAAGAGAGACCTACAATGCACTAAAACTAGCTAAACCAAAATGCCAAGGGCCAAGCCGAAACCGTAGCAACAAAGTGAAAGTCTTCAACTAGGAAATGTAACCTTGCATTGACGACACTCGAGCGCAGAACAACATCCAAAGTGACATCGAGAAACTTCTGGAACAACTAGCAAGTTGTTAAAAATAGAACATTCATCATAAGTTTACGAAACATGTCAGATAGTCACAAAGCAAAGGCACACAATATGTCTTCGGCCAAGTTTCTTGAAATAACAAACCACTAACACAGAAAACGGCTTCCGAGAATAACACATATGAATAACAAATAAGTCTTTTTTTGGGAGTGTGATTATGACAGTGTTGAAAGCAATATACACAAAGAAACAAAATTACACTTCAATCAATCCTAATGAAGGCATgtttctttaaatattcaaaccaTGTTCATGATGGCAACTTTTCTTGACCATTGAAAGAAATACAATAACTTCAAATTTAGCTAAGAATTAAGGAATGCTAAAATTCAACTAACCAGAAATGTACTTGGAACAATTGAATCCAAAATCTGTCAAACTCATAAAGATTGAAGCAACAAGAACCATTCTATGAGGCATCATACTATAGAATGATAAAAGGAAACTTACTCTGTCTCGAATTCTTTGATCTCAGCAAGTTCCTTCCCCAACAAGTCCATCCATTTGACATTGCCCTTTCGGACCTGTTCTGAATCCATTTCCCTTGGTTTCTTTAGGCTGCTCTTCAGAAAGATCTCAACCTTTCCATCCTCTGAACTATTCTGCTCGATCGCAACCTTGTCATCAGAGTGCTTCTCCTCCAAAGCAATGGGAACTGGAGCTGATCTGGTAGTAACATTTTGGGCATATTCCCACTGTGACTTTGGAAGGCAAGGCGGGTAATAGCAGACCGACGACTTCGAGCACCAGACGAGAGGATAGTGGCAATTGCAGGATGAAACCTTCGTGTCAGATCTCAGCAATTGAAAGCCCATTTCACGATCCAGAAGAGGAAATCTTCGGAAGAAATGCCCTCAAAACCCAAACCTTCAATCAGAAGCGAGTACAAAGACCCATTTCATGACTTGAAGAAGAGAATTCTCGAAAATAAATGCCCTCAAAGATCCATATGTTTAATCAAAGCCAAGACTAATTTTCTTCGACAGAAATCACCCAACAAGACCCAAAACCAGGAAAAAAAGATCGGAGAACCTTGGAACCCAATGCAAGCGCCAAAAAGGAGCAACCTTTCCTCCAGGAAATGAAATCCCGGATTCTTAAAAGCCAAGTTCCGGAATCAAGATTGGATTTTGCTGCAGTTTTCCGATCGCTTTAAGCCGCACAAAGAGGAAAACTCCCAGGAAACGAAGAACAAAGATACATAGGCGGAGCTACAACCAAGAGAAGAGGGAAATAACTGGACCAAGGAGAAGAGATGGTAACTCCTCGAGAAATCAGGAACGTGGGCGAACGTGAATCATAAAACCAGAGTCAAAGCGAGGGCGATAAACCACGCCGGGAAGCTCTTTTAACCACCGCCGGAAGTAACAAAGAGAACACTTACAGGAACCCGACAAAGTCCATTGCCCCCTTTACTTCCCATCGGTGAGTGTCCGATTCGGTAGCCATAACAGTGAAGccgctttctttttcttcctcgcaAGCGTGGGTAGCATTCATGTCGGTCGGCTCGGAATCAGGCCATTCATTCTCTTTTTGCTATTATTGCTGCTTGTAACTTCCATTTTACCTGCCAAGAACATGTCCAATCTCCTTAGGAAACTTCATTTGAACTTCTTTTACTCCACGAATCAAAATTTATTCTTCTTGTTAATTATCTGAAGCATGGAGACTAAGAAAAGAGTCCAAAGAGTCCAAAGACTTGGCATCAGGCTAAATGTCATAAATTGCAATCCCCAGATCTTTGAAGTGATCAAGTCACACATCATTGTGTCAAGATAATGACAATATAATTAAAGCATCAGTAACCAAGACAAATCAGAAGCATGCTGTATCATGATCTTATGGGTCGCATTAGAGACAAGATGAGTCAGAACAGGTGAACCAGTGAGAAAACAATGGTAGGTGGAATCCAGTAGTTGGCACATCACCCTCTTCTTAGGTAGAAAATTGGGTGGGTGCCAGCTCCACATGGCTTGGTTTATATTCCTGGTTGTGGTCAGATAGAACAGAATATAATTAATTTGACTCTAATTAATGGTCCATGAGAATATTTATATCAAGACAGAGGAGGGTGAAAGTAGCTGAAAGCAATTTGGCAACAAAAGTCAATTGCAGTACAAGGGAAGAACAGTTCAGACAATGAAAAGTTCCTGCAGGAGATTTCAAGATTTGCATGATCTTGTTAAGTGGTGTCATTGTCAAATCATCTAAAGTAAGATTGTAGATGGATGTAATAATAACTAAAACTGTAGCCACTGCTAATTCATTATGTCATATGTAAGAGTTTTTGGGTGTGAATTAGCAGTGGCAGCTGATCCCAAATGAACCTGTGTGGCTCCTAACAGGGTAGCAAGCAATTAATGAGGATGACAAATAAGAGTTTAACTAAGGaagcaataagggaaaacatatgCACAATTGTGCATGATCTCTGTAAGTTGTTGACAACTTGAGGAATCTAAAATGCAGGCAACCAAAAACCTTGGAAAATTTATCCCTGATTCTATGGGGAATGAACTATTTATTACAAGCTCATCTGATCTGTACTATGATGCTGCATGTTCATAGCTTTGCTGGTTGTCAAGACCTTCTGTTCCTTGCATTTAAAATTTGAGCATCTCATGCATTTCTTAAATTTGCATTTAAAATTGGAGGCTTCCAATGGAGAGCTGTTAGGCATGTGGTTTGTCTAACTTGTAAAATAGCATGCACGAAATCAATCAATTCTGTTCCCAAGCACCAATCCTGAGTTCA belongs to Musa acuminata AAA Group cultivar baxijiao chromosome BXJ3-5, Cavendish_Baxijiao_AAA, whole genome shotgun sequence and includes:
- the LOC103983784 gene encoding uncharacterized protein LOC103983784: MGFQLLRSDTKVSSCNCHYPLVWCSKSSVCYYPPCLPKSQWEYAQNVTTRSAPVPIALEEKHSDDKVAIEQNSSEDGKVEIFLKSSLKKPREMDSEQVRKGNVKWMDLLGKELAEIKEFETDESEEPEDYTDGDTACICVIQ